The following coding sequences are from one Methanosarcina sp. WWM596 window:
- a CDS encoding phasin family protein — translation MKESVRKLGLIGAGLWAMTEERVNEIVKDLVDTGDISREEGKKVVQDLVEESRKQRVDLEKKISDKIQDATSKADFFTRKDMHELESRLEILEDEIQKMKNKEKMFFK, via the coding sequence ATGAAAGAATCTGTTCGAAAACTTGGGCTCATAGGGGCCGGCCTGTGGGCAATGACCGAAGAAAGAGTAAATGAGATCGTAAAAGACCTGGTCGACACGGGAGATATCAGCAGGGAAGAAGGCAAAAAAGTTGTTCAGGACCTGGTTGAAGAAAGCAGGAAACAGAGGGTAGACCTCGAAAAGAAAATATCTGACAAGATTCAGGATGCCACCTCAAAGGCAGATTTCTTTACCAGAAAAGATATGCATGAGCTCGAATCAAGGTTAGAGATTCTGGAGGATGAAATTCAGAAAATGAAAAATAAAGAAAAGATGTTCTTCAAATGA
- a CDS encoding winged helix-turn-helix transcriptional regulator has product MCVQGNALAVTIHGTVYEWYSFKPLENSIVEINSTPEQSFVATDAKYSFNLTPGTYLITANYFEEDTIVYTAKEEFIVSDTDEGEYVRDLLLFPAYQEDLLNQGEDFENVDLNFEQVAPQFQTEHQSQASSQNTVLAFALLSLCILLIAGYFLKKGKRKPPEKAAGSQGKTETINESEPENFTIAVETPGSAEPGKAGSIEASETDYEHPASLKVEEQTGNISETEIPVQQNVKLPEDSTVSINPLSEDINPLSEDINPLSEDINPSEEEFEFDSLSPNDLESPETNLPDDLKEILNLIRGNGNRITQRELRKKSPYSESKVSLMLSDLEERGLVEKFKRGRGNIIRIPDGEVIKQAGSQSKKEQGENSTL; this is encoded by the coding sequence ATGTGTGTTCAGGGGAACGCACTTGCGGTGACTATTCACGGAACCGTGTATGAGTGGTACAGCTTCAAACCCCTGGAAAACTCAATAGTTGAGATCAACTCTACCCCAGAGCAGTCCTTTGTTGCAACAGATGCTAAATATTCTTTTAATCTTACTCCGGGAACATACCTGATAACTGCCAATTATTTTGAAGAAGATACTATAGTTTATACGGCTAAAGAAGAGTTTATAGTTTCCGACACCGATGAAGGGGAATACGTCCGCGACCTTCTGCTTTTCCCTGCTTATCAGGAAGATCTTCTTAACCAGGGAGAGGATTTTGAAAATGTTGACCTGAATTTTGAGCAAGTAGCTCCCCAATTTCAAACAGAGCACCAATCTCAAGCAAGCTCACAAAATACTGTTTTAGCTTTTGCTTTACTTTCACTCTGTATCCTGCTAATAGCTGGTTATTTCTTAAAAAAGGGAAAACGAAAACCACCTGAAAAGGCAGCCGGTTCCCAGGGTAAAACAGAAACTATAAACGAATCAGAACCTGAAAATTTCACAATAGCGGTAGAAACCCCAGGAAGCGCAGAACCCGGAAAAGCCGGTTCTATTGAAGCTTCAGAGACCGACTATGAGCATCCTGCATCTCTTAAAGTTGAAGAACAGACCGGAAACATATCTGAGACAGAGATTCCTGTGCAGCAAAATGTAAAGCTGCCGGAAGATTCAACGGTATCTATTAATCCCTTGTCTGAAGATATTAATCCCTTGTCTGAAGATATTAATCCCTTGTCTGAAGATATTAATCCCTCGGAAGAGGAATTTGAATTTGACTCGTTGAGTCCCAACGATCTGGAAAGCCCTGAAACAAATCTCCCCGATGATCTGAAAGAGATTCTAAATCTGATCCGAGGTAATGGAAATCGAATTACTCAGAGAGAACTCCGTAAAAAGTCCCCGTATTCGGAATCCAAAGTAAGCCTTATGCTTTCGGATCTTGAAGAACGCGGATTGGTTGAAAAATTCAAAAGGGGTAGAGGAAACATAATCCGAATTCCCGATGGAGAGGTTATCAAACAGGCTGGGTCCCAGAGCAAGAAGGAGCAAGGAGAAAATAGCACTTTGTAA
- a CDS encoding homoserine dehydrogenase → MKTVRCSILGFGAIGQGVAEVLLMKKEYLESIGLEVLVVAVVDSKGATVNPEGVDLADCLARKRTMGTVAIEKLTGVEVIKSVDHELVIETTPTNIVTGGAGLQNMLTAFEIGKDVITSNKGPLTLKYTELMEAAKASGSNFRFEATVGGSMPIINLANEVLAGNRLRSIKGILNGTCNYILTRMLEERATYKDILAESMELGIAETDPKYDVEGIDTACKLVILANAIFGLDATYKDAEVTGITKITPEALEMAYEKGHVIKLIGEVSRERIHVAPRLVPINHPLAVRGTLNVASINTELAGEITVTGKGAGPIETASAVLSDLVAIYGNQ, encoded by the coding sequence ATGAAAACAGTGCGCTGCTCTATTCTAGGATTTGGTGCAATTGGACAGGGTGTAGCCGAGGTACTCCTTATGAAAAAAGAGTACCTGGAAAGTATAGGGCTGGAAGTTCTGGTGGTTGCAGTTGTTGATTCTAAAGGGGCTACTGTTAACCCTGAAGGAGTGGATCTGGCCGACTGCCTTGCCCGCAAGAGAACGATGGGCACGGTTGCTATAGAAAAGCTCACCGGCGTTGAGGTTATAAAGTCCGTAGACCATGAGCTGGTAATAGAAACAACCCCTACAAATATAGTCACTGGTGGAGCAGGTCTTCAGAACATGCTTACAGCCTTTGAGATCGGTAAAGATGTTATTACCTCCAATAAAGGACCTCTTACCCTGAAGTACACAGAACTGATGGAGGCTGCAAAAGCATCTGGGTCAAACTTCAGGTTCGAAGCCACAGTCGGCGGCTCTATGCCAATTATTAACCTGGCAAATGAAGTCCTTGCAGGAAATAGGCTCAGAAGCATCAAAGGAATTCTTAACGGGACATGTAACTATATCCTCACCAGAATGCTCGAGGAAAGGGCAACTTATAAGGACATTCTTGCCGAGTCCATGGAACTCGGAATTGCCGAAACCGACCCGAAATATGATGTAGAAGGAATTGATACAGCCTGCAAACTGGTAATTCTTGCCAATGCAATTTTCGGACTTGATGCAACATATAAGGACGCCGAGGTTACAGGAATCACGAAGATAACGCCTGAAGCCTTGGAAATGGCTTATGAAAAAGGGCATGTGATCAAGCTTATAGGAGAAGTCAGCAGGGAAAGAATACATGTTGCTCCAAGGCTTGTGCCTATCAACCATCCCCTCGCTGTAAGAGGCACCCTTAATGTAGCTTCTATAAACACTGAGCTTGCAGGAGAAATTACGGTTACAGGCAAAGGTGCAGGCCCGATCGAAACAGCAAGCGCAGTTCTCAGCGACCTGGTTGCAATTTACGGAAATCAGTAA
- a CDS encoding ATP-dependent DNA ligase, translating to MTSFREFAETCQAIEKISSTIETTNKVADLLKKVDVEELPLATHFIMSEVFPAWSGEQLGIGTSLLYVSLSKASGMSIQSIESLIRTTGDIGDTALLILKEKRKNQVTFSSFLEEQPELSITEVYQRFKTASEASGKGSQEVKVRNLQFLFTSSTPREAKYISRLALEELRIGVGEGVVRDAIAKAFSVPAEVVEHSFMVTNDLGIVAAAAKKGGIESLKSLGIEINRPIKMMLSQISPDIDADIRDMKEAAIEWKFDGARVQIHKSGNSVTLFSRKLENVTNSLPDLVEIVRKHVKAESAILDGEAVAVDENGRPKAFQEILKRFRRKYDVEEKMLGIPIQLNLFDIMYLNGKTLIDFPLVERRKALESCVESSVENSKSICVDEQVITGDLEVVEKIYREALRAGHEGVMVKNPNSLYSPGKRGKNWLKKKPLMETLDLVVVGAEWGFGRRANLIGSYSVACYDPETSRFMQVGKVGTGLTDEQLKELTEMLSGLMEGGETGGVFAIRPKVVLEIAFEEIQKSPNYDSGFALRFPRFIRIRDDKDPEEADTIQRIRRVYSQQLKRL from the coding sequence ATGACAAGCTTCAGGGAATTTGCAGAAACCTGCCAGGCGATTGAAAAGATATCGAGCACTATAGAAACTACAAATAAGGTTGCTGACCTTCTCAAAAAGGTTGATGTCGAAGAGCTTCCTCTTGCAACTCACTTTATCATGAGTGAGGTTTTTCCTGCCTGGAGTGGAGAGCAGCTCGGGATTGGGACAAGTTTGCTTTATGTTTCCCTTTCCAAAGCCTCAGGCATGTCTATACAAAGTATAGAATCTCTTATACGGACCACTGGAGACATCGGGGATACAGCACTCCTTATTTTAAAGGAAAAAAGAAAAAATCAGGTGACATTTTCTTCTTTCCTCGAAGAGCAGCCAGAGCTTTCAATAACTGAGGTTTACCAGCGTTTCAAGACGGCTTCAGAAGCTTCGGGAAAAGGATCACAGGAAGTTAAGGTCAGAAACCTTCAGTTTCTATTTACTTCATCAACCCCGAGGGAGGCAAAATACATTTCCAGGCTTGCTCTTGAAGAACTCCGCATAGGCGTAGGAGAGGGAGTTGTCAGGGATGCCATTGCTAAAGCTTTTTCCGTCCCTGCAGAGGTGGTGGAACATTCCTTCATGGTTACAAATGATCTCGGGATAGTGGCGGCAGCTGCCAAGAAAGGCGGGATAGAATCCCTCAAGAGTCTCGGGATAGAAATTAACCGCCCCATAAAAATGATGCTTTCGCAGATCAGCCCTGATATAGATGCCGATATCAGGGATATGAAAGAAGCTGCAATTGAGTGGAAATTCGACGGGGCAAGAGTCCAGATCCACAAGAGCGGAAATTCTGTCACTCTTTTTTCACGCAAGCTTGAAAACGTCACAAATTCCCTCCCTGACCTTGTCGAAATAGTCCGGAAACATGTAAAGGCTGAGTCCGCAATCCTTGACGGAGAAGCCGTTGCAGTAGACGAAAATGGAAGGCCAAAAGCCTTTCAGGAGATCCTTAAGCGTTTCCGGCGCAAGTACGATGTTGAAGAAAAAATGCTCGGAATTCCTATCCAGCTCAACCTCTTTGACATCATGTACCTGAACGGCAAAACCCTGATTGATTTTCCTCTTGTTGAGCGGCGAAAAGCGCTTGAGTCCTGTGTGGAGAGCTCAGTTGAGAACTCAAAATCCATTTGCGTGGACGAGCAGGTGATAACCGGAGACCTCGAGGTTGTGGAGAAGATCTACAGGGAAGCCTTAAGAGCCGGGCACGAAGGCGTCATGGTCAAAAATCCTAACTCGTTATATTCCCCCGGCAAGCGGGGTAAAAACTGGCTGAAGAAAAAACCCCTTATGGAAACCCTTGACCTTGTGGTCGTGGGGGCAGAATGGGGTTTTGGGCGCAGGGCAAACCTGATAGGCTCGTATTCAGTTGCCTGCTATGACCCCGAAACCTCTCGCTTCATGCAGGTCGGCAAGGTTGGTACAGGGCTTACTGATGAGCAGTTAAAAGAACTCACAGAGATGCTCTCCGGGTTAATGGAAGGAGGGGAAACCGGAGGAGTATTTGCCATAAGACCGAAAGTTGTTCTGGAAATTGCCTTTGAGGAAATCCAGAAAAGCCCCAACTACGACTCAGGCTTTGCACTGCGTTTTCCCCGCTTCATCCGCATCCGGGACGATAAAGACCCCGAAGAAGCAGATACAATCCAGCGAATCAGGCGCGTCTACAGCCAGCAGCTGAAAAGGCTTTAA
- a CDS encoding amino acid-binding protein gives MRVSMDIELKDVPGQMLLALQPLSEFKANLITVLHHHQKRTPRKTVPVQLVLEIKPENIGAIKAKLEENGIKVVRVGEHRFRESINVVLIGHVVHTGIQDTIDEIDKTGFAEVVDLSLTMPGINLLSSALIRIDAVGKEDLQKALDILKKVSVRKDLLMVLPIDIHA, from the coding sequence ATGCGAGTTTCCATGGACATTGAATTAAAAGATGTGCCCGGGCAGATGCTTTTAGCCCTCCAGCCTCTTTCGGAATTCAAGGCTAACCTGATAACTGTTTTACACCACCACCAGAAGCGGACCCCCAGAAAAACAGTGCCTGTACAGCTTGTACTTGAGATTAAGCCTGAAAATATCGGAGCAATAAAAGCAAAACTTGAGGAAAACGGGATAAAAGTTGTAAGGGTTGGAGAACACCGTTTCAGAGAAAGCATAAATGTAGTCCTTATAGGGCATGTGGTTCATACAGGGATCCAGGATACGATTGATGAGATTGATAAGACCGGGTTTGCGGAAGTAGTTGACCTCTCGCTAACCATGCCAGGTATTAATCTGCTTTCTTCAGCTCTGATCAGGATCGATGCTGTGGGTAAAGAGGATCTGCAAAAGGCACTTGACATCCTTAAAAAAGTCTCGGTAAGAAAAGACCTGCTTATGGTTCTTCCAATAGACATCCATGCCTGA
- the tnpA gene encoding IS200/IS605 family transposase: protein MELRSFSHGYGQITYHIVLVPKYRYKIFYNKRVKKDCESIFHNICTEKGYKIHALEVVDNHVHLFLEFHPSTSLSEVVQYLKGGSSYRLFKLHPELRTRYWGGSLWSSGKFYRSVGNVTADTIKHYIKESQGKPKTEVQSYRLKSRQRKIDDF from the coding sequence TTGGAATTGCGCAGTTTTAGCCATGGCTATGGTCAGATTACCTACCACATCGTGTTGGTGCCTAAGTATCGATACAAGATATTCTACAATAAACGAGTTAAAAAGGATTGCGAGTCTATATTCCACAATATTTGCACAGAGAAAGGCTACAAAATCCATGCTCTGGAAGTTGTAGATAATCATGTTCACCTGTTCCTGGAATTCCACCCAAGCACCTCTCTATCAGAGGTGGTTCAATACTTGAAAGGAGGTAGTTCTTACAGATTGTTCAAGCTTCATCCTGAACTGAGAACACGATATTGGGGTGGAAGTCTATGGTCAAGTGGTAAATTCTATCGATCCGTTGGAAATGTAACCGCTGACACAATCAAGCACTACATTAAGGAGTCGCAGGGAAAACCGAAAACAGAGGTTCAATCATATAGATTAAAGTCTAGGCAACGGAAAATTGACGATTTCTAA